One region of Mucilaginibacter gotjawali genomic DNA includes:
- a CDS encoding carboxypeptidase-like regulatory domain-containing protein, translating into MRFPWLILMYLVFPFVAFAQNGTITGVVTTVEGKKPLARASVFLSNSSAGTATADNGTFALYNVRPGQYTLVVRILGYETYSKTVLVGAETIKLDIQLAQKPLMLREVDISSASDWKKNFEAFKKEFIGKDDNAKYCEIMNPHILNLAYNQTKKILTANTDQFLVIENKALGYRVKFLVDSFSIDHINEVVSTSGSQVFEELPGSDAQKKKWHERREAAYHGSAMHFYRSLITDKVMQEGFIMYHFLRYVNPLRPPDEVIRHKVKVFVDHHMIDSARYYVDVVSKLSKYYNEKILKPQLFTFEVMSNGSQPGLYAIHFPKYLYVVYTKKSDDTPDINLYRALDQPNYAVSIITLNTDYAEFDHNGILIGGSTLYEGEWATHRLSDMLPVDYVPDDNK; encoded by the coding sequence ATGCGATTCCCCTGGCTCATCTTAATGTATCTTGTTTTTCCTTTTGTTGCATTTGCACAAAATGGTACAATAACCGGCGTGGTTACAACTGTTGAGGGTAAAAAACCACTTGCACGCGCAAGTGTGTTTTTGAGCAATTCTTCTGCCGGAACAGCAACTGCGGATAACGGCACATTTGCGTTGTACAACGTGAGGCCGGGTCAATATACTTTGGTTGTGCGTATTTTAGGGTACGAAACCTACTCCAAAACGGTGTTGGTTGGTGCAGAGACAATAAAACTGGATATACAATTGGCCCAAAAGCCGCTAATGTTGCGTGAGGTTGATATTTCATCAGCATCAGACTGGAAAAAGAATTTCGAGGCGTTTAAAAAGGAATTTATAGGGAAGGATGATAATGCCAAGTACTGTGAGATTATGAACCCGCACATCCTCAACCTGGCGTATAACCAAACCAAAAAGATCTTAACCGCCAATACCGACCAGTTTTTGGTGATTGAAAATAAAGCATTGGGCTACAGGGTTAAGTTTTTAGTAGATAGTTTTTCTATTGATCATATCAATGAAGTAGTATCAACTTCAGGATCACAGGTTTTTGAGGAACTTCCGGGCAGCGATGCACAGAAAAAGAAATGGCATGAACGCAGGGAAGCCGCCTATCATGGCTCGGCGATGCATTTTTATCGCAGTTTAATTACAGATAAAGTGATGCAGGAGGGTTTTATCATGTATCATTTCTTACGTTACGTCAATCCGCTCAGACCTCCTGACGAGGTAATACGACATAAAGTAAAGGTATTTGTTGATCACCATATGATCGATTCGGCAAGATATTATGTTGATGTCGTGTCAAAACTATCTAAATACTATAATGAGAAAATTCTTAAACCACAGTTATTTACGTTTGAAGTAATGTCCAATGGCAGCCAGCCCGGTTTATATGCCATTCATTTTCCAAAGTATTTATATGTAGTGTATACCAAAAAGAGTGACGATACTCCTGATATTAATTTATACCGCGCTTTGGACCAGCCGAACTATGCCGTAAGTATCATTACCTTAAATACAGATTATGCTGAGTTTGACCATAATGGTATTTTGATTGGCGGGTCAACCTTATATGAAGGCGAATGGGCAACACACCGGCTATCTGATATGCTTCCGGTTGATTACGTGCCTGATGACAATAAGTAG
- a CDS encoding heme exporter protein CcmB, whose protein sequence is MQLVNQTWFLLKKEIILEWRSKYAFNGVLLYVVSTVFICYIAFNLNPGLSGSSGYPIIWNVLFWIIMLFAAVNAIAKSFMQESKGRLLYYYSIASPQAIILSKTIYNVLLMALLSALALPTYLLFFNNTIGDPLFYCLAVLLGSFSFSTVFTMISAIASKAGNNGTLMAILSFPVVIPVILLLIRLSKNAMDGIGRNFSYSGIGVLCAINLIVITTALLLFPFLWRD, encoded by the coding sequence ATGCAACTGGTAAACCAAACCTGGTTTTTGTTAAAAAAGGAAATTATACTGGAGTGGCGTTCAAAATATGCCTTTAATGGGGTATTGCTATACGTAGTATCAACCGTTTTTATTTGCTACATCGCTTTTAATTTAAACCCGGGACTGTCAGGAAGCAGCGGCTATCCTATTATCTGGAATGTTTTATTCTGGATAATTATGTTATTTGCGGCCGTAAATGCCATTGCCAAAAGTTTTATGCAGGAAAGCAAGGGCAGGCTGTTGTATTATTATTCAATTGCGAGCCCTCAGGCCATTATTCTTTCAAAAACCATTTATAATGTTTTGTTAATGGCGCTGCTGAGTGCGCTGGCCTTACCTACGTATTTGCTTTTTTTTAACAACACCATTGGCGATCCTTTATTTTACTGCCTGGCTGTATTATTGGGGAGCTTCAGTTTCTCAACCGTTTTTACCATGATATCGGCTATTGCTTCTAAAGCAGGGAATAACGGAACCCTGATGGCAATTTTAAGTTTCCCCGTTGTTATCCCTGTGATATTATTACTTATCCGTTTAAGTAAGAATGCGATGGATGGCATTGGCCGCAATTTTAGTTATAGCGGCATCGGTGTCCTTTGTGCCATCAATCTTATTGTTATTACCACAGCGCTGCTATTATTCCCGTTTTTATGGCGTGATTAA
- a CDS encoding CcmD family protein → MKKILFSALLLPAYVSAFAQQNQQVEMADAMRSSGKIYVVIAIVVIIFTGLAIYLFSIDRRLKKIEKEK, encoded by the coding sequence ATGAAGAAAATATTGTTTTCAGCACTTTTGCTCCCGGCTTATGTTAGTGCTTTTGCCCAGCAAAACCAGCAGGTTGAAATGGCCGATGCCATGCGCAGTTCAGGTAAAATTTATGTGGTAATAGCCATCGTAGTAATCATTTTTACCGGTTTAGCCATATATTTATTCTCGATCGACCGGAGATTGAAAAAAATCGAAAAGGAAAAATAA
- the ccsA gene encoding cytochrome c biogenesis protein CcsA codes for MDKVFKGEHLLPGHLGQFFVVLSFSAALLSAISYYFATTNTNKLDNSWLKMGRWGFFLNTISLLGVGVCLFYLIYNHYFEYHYAWSYTSRSLPVYYIVSGFWNGQEGGFLLWTFWQAVLGNILIWKAKSWEKPVMTVIAFSQVWLATMLLGYYVFGARIGSSPFLLLRDAIQAPIFSRPDYLSFIKDGQGMNPLLQNYWMVIHPPTLFLGLASIVVPFAYAIAGLWQKRYKEWITPAIPYTLFGGMILGTGVIMGSLWAYESLNFGGFWAWDPVENASIFPWLLIVGGLHVMIVFKNTGHSFFTATFLVLMSFIMVLYSSFLARSGVLGETSVHSFVDNGMFWHLLSYVLVFLALSVILLVVRRKELPFTKKDEETYSREFWMFVGSVFLALSCFHLILVTSIPVWNRMFNSKVAPPNDLVAHYNVIQASFAMVITILTGFTQFLKYKKTDVTRFFIVTGVYMLVAILITVPVVYFTGLYKLQFVFLLVMVGSIYSILANGKIFIDAVKGKFKLAGSAVAHIGFALMLVGALIAAGTRSVVSVNDTGSVAVSGFDKAAGDARENIMIYKNEPIKMGPYTVTYVGDSTSEPNHYYKVDYKRYDAAGKITEEFMLKPHAQLNGGTSLTSSPDTRHYLFHDLYTHVTALPMPKTTATGDAQTDAAHGDAENDDKNYDPPVAHEIAVGDTIRYREGYIVLKAMKKESSIQNIPLTDSDIAIGAQLQIFSNNQHYTAEPIYLIKGKGAYYFDRKAEDAGLKLRLSKIIPERNRVEITVYQQPENKKPWIVMRALDFPYINFLWSGTLIMILGFLLSIFRRQKEVKAV; via the coding sequence ATGGATAAAGTTTTCAAGGGCGAACACCTGTTACCCGGTCATTTGGGCCAGTTTTTTGTCGTCCTATCCTTCAGCGCCGCGCTGTTATCAGCAATCAGTTATTATTTCGCTACAACCAATACCAATAAACTGGATAATTCCTGGCTTAAAATGGGCCGCTGGGGCTTTTTTCTCAATACCATTTCTTTACTTGGCGTAGGCGTTTGCCTTTTTTATCTTATCTATAATCACTACTTCGAATATCATTACGCATGGTCATACACCTCGCGGTCGTTGCCTGTTTACTATATTGTTTCAGGTTTCTGGAACGGGCAGGAGGGCGGCTTTTTGCTGTGGACCTTCTGGCAGGCCGTTTTAGGTAATATCCTGATCTGGAAGGCAAAATCGTGGGAGAAACCAGTAATGACGGTGATTGCCTTTTCGCAGGTATGGCTGGCGACAATGCTTTTAGGTTATTATGTGTTTGGCGCAAGGATAGGCAGTTCGCCTTTCCTGCTGTTAAGAGATGCCATCCAGGCACCGATATTTTCACGACCTGACTACCTTTCATTTATAAAAGACGGACAGGGCATGAACCCCCTGCTGCAAAACTACTGGATGGTGATCCATCCGCCAACCCTATTCCTGGGGCTGGCTTCCATTGTAGTGCCGTTTGCTTACGCGATTGCCGGTTTATGGCAGAAACGATATAAAGAGTGGATCACACCAGCAATACCTTACACATTGTTCGGCGGAATGATTTTAGGAACCGGTGTTATTATGGGGTCATTGTGGGCCTATGAATCACTCAACTTCGGGGGCTTTTGGGCCTGGGACCCGGTGGAGAATGCCTCAATATTCCCATGGTTGCTTATTGTTGGCGGTTTGCATGTAATGATCGTTTTTAAAAATACAGGTCATTCTTTCTTTACTGCAACTTTCCTGGTGCTGATGAGTTTCATCATGGTGCTTTACTCGTCATTTTTGGCAAGAAGCGGCGTATTGGGCGAAACGTCGGTACACTCCTTTGTAGATAACGGGATGTTCTGGCACCTGCTTTCTTATGTGCTGGTATTTTTAGCGTTATCTGTTATTCTGCTCGTGGTTCGGCGTAAGGAATTGCCTTTCACCAAAAAAGATGAGGAGACTTACTCCCGTGAATTCTGGATGTTTGTAGGCTCGGTTTTCCTCGCTTTATCCTGCTTCCACCTCATTTTGGTAACCTCTATTCCCGTTTGGAACCGGATGTTTAATTCAAAAGTAGCGCCCCCAAACGACCTGGTTGCGCATTACAACGTTATCCAGGCTTCATTCGCTATGGTGATTACGATATTAACCGGCTTTACCCAGTTTTTAAAATATAAAAAGACCGATGTTACACGCTTCTTTATTGTAACAGGGGTTTACATGCTTGTTGCGATTTTGATTACCGTGCCGGTTGTTTATTTTACAGGTTTGTACAAATTGCAATTTGTATTCCTGCTGGTAATGGTTGGCTCCATTTACTCAATACTGGCCAATGGTAAAATATTTATTGACGCAGTTAAAGGTAAGTTTAAACTTGCCGGATCGGCCGTTGCGCATATTGGTTTCGCGCTAATGCTGGTTGGGGCGTTGATAGCAGCGGGCACACGTAGTGTTGTTTCCGTAAATGATACCGGATCTGTCGCTGTTTCAGGTTTTGATAAAGCTGCCGGTGATGCCCGCGAAAACATCATGATCTATAAGAATGAGCCTATAAAAATGGGCCCTTATACAGTGACATATGTTGGTGATTCAACGTCGGAACCAAATCATTATTATAAAGTCGATTATAAAAGATACGACGCCGCAGGGAAAATAACAGAGGAATTTATGCTGAAGCCACACGCACAACTTAATGGCGGAACAAGCTTAACCTCATCGCCGGATACACGGCACTATTTATTCCACGACCTTTATACACACGTTACGGCACTGCCAATGCCAAAAACAACGGCCACCGGTGATGCGCAAACTGACGCGGCCCATGGAGATGCCGAGAATGACGATAAAAATTATGATCCGCCGGTGGCTCATGAAATTGCTGTAGGTGATACCATCCGCTACCGTGAGGGGTATATTGTGCTGAAAGCCATGAAAAAGGAATCATCTATCCAAAATATTCCATTAACCGACAGCGATATCGCTATAGGTGCTCAATTACAGATCTTTTCTAATAACCAGCATTACACAGCCGAACCTATTTACCTGATAAAAGGAAAAGGCGCTTATTATTTTGACAGGAAAGCAGAAGACGCGGGGTTAAAACTTCGGTTGTCGAAGATCATTCCTGAGAGAAACAGGGTGGAGATCACTGTTTACCAGCAGCCCGAAAATAAAAAGCCATGGATAGTGATGCGCGCGCTTGATTTCCCTTATATCAATTTCCTATGGTCGGGCACGCTGATCATGATCCTGGGATTTTTGTTGTCGATTTTCAGACGTCAAAAGGAAGTGAAGGCGGTTTGA
- the ccsA gene encoding cytochrome c biogenesis protein, with product MKFIYQTWWKVLAVVMILYTLIAGFLFGVPTLPILHETIRNTYFHVPMWIAMFTVFTISVIYSIKYLNTGKEEYDLIAVECVNTGTFFYVLGLITGMLWAKYTWGAYWSNDPKQNSAAIAFLLYCAYAVLRNSIDEEQKRAKISAIYNIFAFPIMVVLIMVLPRMTDSLHPGNGGNPAFGKLDMDNRMRMVLYPAFIAWGLIAVWIATLRYRIRLIEYKKNEIN from the coding sequence ATGAAATTTATATATCAAACCTGGTGGAAAGTATTAGCCGTTGTGATGATACTTTATACCCTTATTGCAGGCTTTTTATTTGGTGTGCCCACCCTGCCTATATTGCACGAAACCATCAGGAATACTTATTTCCATGTCCCGATGTGGATAGCGATGTTCACGGTTTTTACCATATCCGTTATTTACAGTATCAAATACCTGAACACAGGTAAGGAAGAATATGACCTGATTGCGGTTGAATGCGTAAATACAGGCACTTTTTTTTATGTTTTAGGTTTAATAACCGGAATGCTATGGGCGAAGTATACCTGGGGTGCGTATTGGAGTAATGACCCTAAGCAAAACAGCGCCGCGATTGCTTTTTTATTATACTGTGCATACGCAGTACTCCGTAATTCGATTGATGAAGAACAGAAGAGGGCAAAGATATCAGCCATTTATAACATTTTCGCCTTTCCGATAATGGTGGTGCTGATTATGGTGCTGCCAAGGATGACTGATTCATTACACCCGGGCAATGGTGGCAACCCCGCTTTTGGTAAGCTTGATATGGATAACCGCATGCGTATGGTTCTTTATCCGGCATTTATCGCATGGGGATTGATTGCCGTTTGGATTGCCACACTGCGTTATCGCATTCGATTGATCGAGTACAAAAAGAACGAAATAAATTAA
- a CDS encoding Glu/Leu/Phe/Val family dehydrogenase, with protein MATYNPAADHSTNFFGDVCNNFDYAAQFTTHDAGLLDQIKSCNSVYRFRFPIRRGNGFEVIDAWRVEHSQHQSPTKGGIRYSEMVNEDEVMALAALMTYKCAIVNVPFGGAKGGIKINPKNYTLQELENITRRYTVELAKKNFIGPSIDVPAPDYGSGEREMSWIADTYATMNPGQLDAMGCVTGKPIALQGIAGRKEATGRGVAIAVRECVSVGEDMQKIGLLPGISGKKVIVQGLGNVGYHSAKFLAEFGALIVGLCEFEGAIYNADGLDIDAVFQHRKATGSILGYPGAKQEFKHSLEGLEQPCDILVPAALENQITIANVKNIKAKIIAEGANGPTSPEAEAIFYANGGMIIPDMYCNAGGVTVSYFEWLKNLSHVAFGRMNRRFEENMNLNMVNMVEGITGVALTPMQRSTIIKGASELELVNSGLEDTMIRSYHEIRETYKNNEKIDTLRTAAFVCAINKVAVSYQNLGVWP; from the coding sequence ATGGCTACTTATAATCCGGCCGCTGATCACAGTACAAACTTTTTTGGTGACGTTTGTAACAACTTTGATTACGCAGCCCAATTTACCACACACGACGCTGGTTTATTAGACCAGATAAAATCATGCAATAGTGTTTACCGTTTCCGTTTCCCGATCCGCAGGGGAAATGGCTTTGAGGTAATAGATGCCTGGCGTGTGGAGCATTCCCAGCACCAGTCGCCAACAAAAGGCGGTATCCGGTATAGCGAAATGGTTAACGAAGATGAAGTAATGGCGCTTGCAGCTTTAATGACCTATAAATGTGCGATTGTTAATGTGCCTTTCGGCGGTGCCAAAGGCGGTATAAAAATCAATCCCAAGAACTACACCTTACAGGAACTTGAAAATATTACCCGCCGTTATACGGTTGAACTTGCCAAGAAAAACTTTATTGGCCCAAGCATTGACGTGCCTGCGCCTGATTATGGATCAGGTGAGCGCGAAATGAGCTGGATAGCGGATACGTACGCCACCATGAATCCCGGCCAGCTGGATGCCATGGGTTGTGTAACCGGTAAGCCAATTGCTTTACAGGGAATTGCAGGCCGTAAGGAGGCAACCGGCAGGGGAGTAGCTATTGCTGTTCGTGAGTGTGTGAGCGTGGGCGAGGATATGCAGAAGATTGGTTTGCTGCCAGGTATTTCGGGTAAAAAAGTTATTGTACAAGGTTTGGGTAACGTAGGTTACCACTCTGCGAAGTTTTTGGCTGAATTTGGTGCATTGATCGTAGGGCTTTGCGAATTCGAAGGGGCTATTTATAATGCCGATGGACTCGACATTGATGCCGTATTCCAGCATCGCAAAGCTACCGGTTCCATTTTGGGTTACCCGGGCGCCAAACAGGAATTTAAACACTCGTTGGAAGGCCTTGAACAGCCCTGCGATATCCTGGTACCGGCTGCCCTGGAGAACCAGATCACTATTGCCAATGTAAAAAATATAAAGGCGAAAATAATTGCCGAAGGTGCCAACGGCCCTACTTCGCCTGAAGCTGAAGCCATTTTTTATGCTAATGGCGGCATGATCATCCCGGATATGTATTGCAACGCAGGTGGTGTTACGGTATCTTATTTCGAGTGGCTTAAAAACCTGTCGCATGTGGCATTCGGCCGTATGAACCGCCGTTTCGAAGAAAATATGAACCTTAATATGGTAAACATGGTTGAAGGCATTACCGGTGTTGCTTTAACCCCGATGCAGCGTTCAACCATCATCAAAGGTGCGTCAGAGCTGGAGCTGGTCAATTCAGGCCTGGAGGACACCATGATCCGGTCGTACCACGAGATCAGGGAAACCTACAAAAACAACGAAAAAATTGACACCTTGCGGACGGCCGCTTTTGTATGTGCGATAAACAAGGTGGCAGTATCTTACCAGAATTTGGGTGTATGGCCGTAA
- a CDS encoding cytochrome c maturation protein CcmE domain-containing protein, with translation MKKSSIFGLVIIAVAIAVIISIYSSSSSYGSFSDAKKTESQLSVVGFLDKQKELHYDAAKDANYFSFYVKDKKGGECKVIFRGTEPQDFEKSEQIVLTGQMVGDEFHASHILMKCPSKYTQDKVNVTEAQAKSASL, from the coding sequence ATGAAAAAGAGTTCGATTTTTGGTTTAGTGATTATTGCTGTTGCAATAGCGGTAATCATCAGCATTTACTCCAGTTCCAGTTCATATGGCTCTTTTAGCGATGCCAAAAAAACCGAAAGCCAATTGAGTGTAGTAGGCTTTTTAGATAAGCAGAAGGAATTGCATTATGATGCCGCCAAAGACGCAAATTATTTTTCTTTTTATGTAAAAGATAAAAAGGGCGGCGAATGCAAAGTTATTTTCAGGGGTACCGAACCGCAGGATTTTGAAAAATCCGAACAAATTGTGCTTACCGGGCAAATGGTGGGTGATGAATTTCACGCATCACATATCCTGATGAAATGTCCTTCAAAATATACCCAGGATAAAGTTAACGTCACAGAGGCTCAGGCAAAATCAGCCAGTTTATAA
- a CDS encoding sulfotransferase — protein sequence MENKTLIILGMHRSGTSLITNWLHKCGLQVGETLMEAGVGNKEGHFEDTEFYKMHMEILRDNNLNESGIINQKVNYLSSYHKEKIKGIIRVKNKLFGQWGWKDPRTCLFLKHYRELLPQAYYLVVVRDYHSVVVSLLKRTMAELDLHYDTQKGPLSRLAWYKVRRKLFYHRFCRKHASYFLNSWIFYNENILENIKNMSDKRFLIVDYDMLKTKDKDVLTFLNTNWHFSLNYSKFSGVYKDSLLSKSFDVEDYIDDKLLIGKANGVMKKLMNYAPDIRHECNAPSFNAEVLLS from the coding sequence ATGGAAAATAAAACCCTGATCATTTTAGGTATGCACCGCTCCGGTACTTCATTAATTACAAACTGGCTTCATAAATGCGGCCTGCAAGTTGGCGAAACCTTAATGGAAGCCGGCGTGGGTAATAAAGAAGGGCATTTTGAGGACACCGAATTTTATAAAATGCATATGGAAATATTGAGAGATAATAACCTGAACGAATCAGGCATTATCAATCAAAAAGTAAATTATCTTTCCAGCTATCATAAAGAGAAAATTAAAGGAATTATCAGGGTTAAAAACAAGCTCTTTGGTCAATGGGGTTGGAAAGATCCGCGTACCTGCCTGTTCCTGAAGCATTACAGGGAATTGCTGCCGCAGGCATATTACCTGGTGGTGGTCAGGGATTACCATTCAGTCGTCGTTTCACTATTAAAACGCACTATGGCTGAACTTGATTTACATTATGATACACAAAAAGGCCCGTTATCCAGGCTGGCCTGGTATAAAGTGAGGCGGAAGCTTTTTTACCATCGGTTTTGCCGCAAACATGCCTCGTATTTTTTAAATTCATGGATTTTTTACAACGAGAATATTCTTGAAAATATCAAAAATATGTCAGATAAAAGATTCCTGATCGTCGACTACGATATGCTCAAAACCAAGGATAAGGATGTGCTGACATTTTTAAACACCAATTGGCATTTTTCGTTAAATTATTCCAAATTTTCGGGGGTCTATAAAGATAGTTTGCTCAGCAAATCATTTGATGTGGAAGATTACATTGACGACAAGCTGCTGATCGGCAAGGCAAATGGTGTAATGAAAAAATTGATGAACTATGCCCCCGACATCCGGCATGAGTGTAATGCCCCGTCGTTTAATGCGGAAGTGTTACTTTCCTGA